The following nucleotide sequence is from Calditrichota bacterium.
CGGATGGTACTATTTGGGGAATGTAAATATCTACCCGAATGCTCTGTTTTTACCAGATTCAACATCAAAATCTGGAACAAGTTCCAAACATACCGCGATTTCCGGATAAAACTTATTGTGATCCGGTTTGTCCGTCCGATTACCTGTTGCCTCGCCTTCACCTGCCTAAAGATTCTACTTTAAAAGTATCATTTTCTTCGTTTGTACATTTCCTTGCACATTAAGCTGGTAAAAATAAGTTCCCGTCGCCACGCGTTGTCCATAGTCATTTCTTCCATCCCACAGTATTTCATATTTTCCTGCGAGTTGTTGCTTCTCTACCAATGTCCGCACTTTTTCTCCTATTTCATTAAAAATTGTCAACGTCACGCTTGACCTTTGTGGCAGCTCATACTCAATTTTTGTTCCGGGATTAAACGGATTAGGCGAATTTTGATGTAACGAATATTTTTTGGGCAGTGGTTCGGAATTATTAGAATCATAAACAGGAGTTCCATATTTCAGCCTTCGTGCGATAGTAGCGACTCTTTGCCCAAGTTTTCGCGCATCATCTAATTCCGAATCGCTTATTCCCTGATCTGGTGCACCTGTCATAGCAGAAGCCCCGAAACCTCCAAAGTTCACACCTCCGACTTGATAAACAGGACCCACGACAATCATGCCGTTATTCATCATTGCAAGCAACAAAGAAATCACGACAAATTCTTTTCCTCCAGTTCGCATGTCTCCGGTAGAAAAAGCCCCGCCGACTTTGTCGCCAAAATAAACGCCAAATTTGAAAGCCCAATTATCGACAAATGTTTTCATTGGACCGGCAATATTCGCAAAATAAGTCGGAGAGCCCAGAATAATACCGTCTGCATTTTGCAGATCCGATGCTGTTACTTTTGTTACTTTTTTCTTCGTCACCGCGACATCCTGTACCTTTAATGCTCCTTCTTCCACTCCAGAAGCCATTTGTTCAGTATTACCCGTAAAGGAATAGTAAGCAATCAATACATTTACTCTCTGCTGAGCAAAGAGGAATGAGTTTAAAACTAAAACTGCCATCAGAATGAGGCCGAACTTATGCAAAAAATTTATTCGCTTCACTTTAATAGTTCCTCCGTTTTTCCTTTGATAAATTCTGCAATATGGGCAAAACTCTAACATTGCCATTATAATCATGGCCAGAAACTTTCAGCAAACTTTTTGTCCCATTTGTCCTTCCATTTAGAAAATGATACAGATTCGTTGCTGCCTCATTTCTTGTAGAATCTTGCGACATTTGCTCGTAGCTTGATGTTGATTTCGAGCGGTTTGTGCCTCCTGCTAACTAACATTTTATATACCAATGACCAGTTAAATTTTACGATCAACTATTTTTATTGAAATTAGATTGTAGGGGACACATATATGCGTCCCCTACATTGTTTTTAAACGTAATATTTACAAGAATATTTTCTAACTGGTCATTCGTATTTTATATTGACAAGCCCGAAAGTTCACTTAAAAGACTTATTTTGTTTTCAAGTAAAACCTGCCGGATAATTCATGTCAAAAATTTCTGTCTTCAAATTTTCCCCTTTACTTGATCAGTACTAATTTTTGAGCAGCAGCAAATTTCTCAGTTTTCATCTGAAAAACATAAACTCCGGAAGGCAGATTATTGCCCTGCTCATCTTTACCATTCCAACGAACCGCATAATATCCGGCATTTTGCTGCTCGGAAACGAGAGTTTTGATTCTCTGGCCTCTGGCATTGTAAATGACAAGCGTAACATGAGCAGCCTCAGGAATTGAATAGCGAATATCAGTAGCCATATTGAAGGGATTCGGATAATTTTGACTTAACGAATATTTTTGTGGAACGGCTTCGGATTGAATTTGCTGAACATTCGGCATATTCAGCGACACATGAAATTCCTCGGAAAGATTTGCCGCTTTTCCCAAATCATCGGTCAAACCGTACAGCCATAATTCT
It contains:
- a CDS encoding T9SS type A sorting domain-containing protein; the encoded protein is MKRINFLHKFGLILMAVLVLNSFLFAQQRVNVLIAYYSFTGNTEQMASGVEEGALKVQDVAVTKKKVTKVTASDLQNADGIILGSPTYFANIAGPMKTFVDNWAFKFGVYFGDKVGGAFSTGDMRTGGKEFVVISLLLAMMNNGMIVVGPVYQVGGVNFGGFGASAMTGAPDQGISDSELDDARKLGQRVATIARRLKYGTPVYDSNNSEPLPKKYSLHQNSPNPFNPGTKIEYELPQRSSVTLTIFNEIGEKVRTLVEKQQLAGKYEILWDGRNDYGQRVATGTYFYQLNVQGNVQTKKMILLK